One window from the genome of Streptomyces sp. NBC_01476 encodes:
- a CDS encoding LLM class flavin-dependent oxidoreductase has translation MSVHLHWFLPTGGDGRTLVDRHAYTDGGVKRSRITPVTGIRPPDIDYLAQIARAADQLGFEGVLTPTGTWCEDSWVMTAALSQHTERLKFLVAFRPGLISPVLAAQMAATYQRLTRGRLMLNVVTGGDATEQKRFGDHLDHDSRYARTDEFLAVLRGAWEGRPFDFQGEHFDVRGGLTALPPDPLPEIFFGGSSPAAGPVAARHSDVYLTWGEPPEQVKQKIDWIGGLARAEGRTVRFGIRLHVITRDAAAEAWATADRLLGDLDADTVAAAQQALGRSESVGQQRMLALHGGQRDKLEITPNLWAGVGLVRGGAGTALVGSHGEVADRIEEYHALGIDHFILSGYPHLEEAYWFGEGVLPELAARGLLAPAPAGNPRPVPAPAGAPVLFAGGR, from the coding sequence ATGTCCGTACATCTGCACTGGTTCCTGCCCACGGGAGGCGACGGCCGTACGCTGGTGGACCGGCACGCCTACACCGACGGCGGCGTCAAGCGGTCCCGGATCACCCCGGTGACCGGGATCCGGCCGCCCGACATCGACTATCTGGCGCAGATCGCGCGCGCCGCGGACCAGTTGGGCTTCGAGGGGGTGCTGACGCCGACCGGCACGTGGTGCGAGGACTCCTGGGTGATGACGGCGGCGCTGTCGCAGCACACCGAGCGGCTGAAGTTCCTGGTGGCCTTCCGGCCGGGGCTGATCTCCCCGGTGCTTGCGGCGCAGATGGCGGCGACGTACCAGCGGCTCACCCGGGGCCGGCTGATGCTCAATGTGGTGACCGGCGGTGACGCCACCGAGCAGAAGCGGTTCGGCGACCATCTGGACCACGACAGCAGGTACGCGCGCACCGACGAGTTCCTCGCGGTGCTCCGGGGGGCGTGGGAGGGCCGGCCGTTCGACTTCCAGGGCGAGCACTTCGACGTGCGGGGCGGCCTGACCGCGCTGCCGCCCGACCCGCTGCCGGAGATCTTCTTCGGTGGGTCGTCGCCCGCCGCCGGTCCGGTGGCCGCCCGGCACAGCGATGTCTATCTGACCTGGGGCGAGCCGCCCGAGCAGGTGAAGCAGAAGATCGACTGGATCGGCGGCCTGGCCAGGGCCGAGGGGCGTACCGTCCGGTTCGGCATCCGGCTGCACGTGATCACCCGGGACGCGGCGGCGGAGGCGTGGGCGACGGCCGACCGGCTGCTTGGCGACCTCGACGCGGACACCGTGGCGGCCGCCCAGCAGGCGCTGGGCCGCAGCGAATCGGTGGGCCAGCAGCGGATGCTGGCGCTGCACGGCGGGCAGCGGGACAAGCTGGAGATCACGCCGAACCTGTGGGCGGGCGTCGGCCTGGTCCGCGGCGGCGCGGGTACGGCGCTGGTCGGCAGCCACGGCGAGGTCGCGGACCGGATCGAGGAGTATCACGCGCTGGGCATCGACCACTTCATCCTGTCGGGGTACCCGCACCTGGAGGAGGCGTACTGGTTCGGCGAGGGCGTGCTGCCGGAGCTTGCCGCCCGCGGGCTGCTGGCGCCCGCGCCGGCCGGGAACCCGCGGCCGGTGCCCGCGCCGGCCGGGGCGCCGGTGCTCTTCGCCGGGGGGAGGTGA
- a CDS encoding lactonase family protein: MAGHVYIGSFTSAGGRGLTAATVDPDTGALTALGHTAEVPNPSFLTLSADGRTLYAVSESEPEGAAAAFGLADPAAPRLLGDPVQVHGGAPTHLTVHQGHLLTANYSAPGSVSVLPLKEDGSLAPVLSVLEHEGDGPNQERQEGPHAHAVLPDPTGRWVLSVDLGTDSVRVCELDPETGELEIERELGLRSGIGPRHMAFHPNGTHAYVMNELDSVVTVCRWYADKGSLRPLAETRVLPEGAEGENYPSELVVSPDGRFAWAANRGHNSIAVLAIDEDGESLELVETVSCGGDWPRHLTLDPAGRRLYAANERSGDVTWFDVDPATGIPKQAGSLALPAVSCVLFA, encoded by the coding sequence GTGGCCGGGCACGTTTACATCGGGTCGTTCACTTCGGCGGGGGGCCGCGGGCTCACCGCGGCCACGGTGGACCCGGACACGGGAGCGCTCACCGCGCTCGGGCACACAGCCGAGGTGCCGAACCCGTCCTTCCTCACGCTGTCCGCGGACGGACGGACCCTCTACGCCGTCAGCGAGTCCGAACCCGAAGGCGCCGCCGCCGCGTTCGGCCTCGCCGACCCCGCCGCGCCACGCCTGCTGGGCGACCCGGTGCAGGTCCACGGCGGCGCCCCGACGCACCTCACGGTCCATCAGGGGCACCTGCTGACCGCGAACTACTCCGCCCCCGGCAGCGTCAGCGTCCTGCCGCTGAAGGAGGACGGCTCGCTCGCACCGGTGCTGTCGGTGCTGGAGCACGAGGGCGACGGACCCAACCAGGAACGCCAGGAAGGCCCGCACGCGCACGCGGTGCTGCCCGACCCCACCGGCCGCTGGGTGCTCAGCGTGGACCTCGGCACCGACTCGGTGCGGGTCTGCGAACTGGACCCGGAGACCGGCGAGCTGGAGATCGAACGCGAACTCGGCCTGCGCTCCGGCATCGGCCCGCGCCACATGGCCTTCCACCCCAACGGCACCCACGCCTACGTGATGAACGAGCTCGACTCGGTGGTCACCGTCTGCCGCTGGTACGCCGACAAGGGCAGCCTGCGCCCGCTCGCCGAGACCCGGGTGCTGCCCGAGGGCGCCGAGGGCGAGAACTACCCCTCGGAGCTGGTGGTCTCGCCCGACGGCCGGTTCGCCTGGGCCGCCAACCGCGGCCACAACAGCATCGCGGTGCTCGCCATCGACGAGGACGGCGAGAGCCTGGAACTGGTGGAGACCGTGAGCTGCGGCGGCGACTGGCCGCGCCACCTCACCCTCGACCCGGCCGGCCGCCGGCTCTACGCGGCCAACGAGCGCTCCGGCGACGTCACCTGGTTCGACGTGGACCCGGCCACCGGCATCCCCAAGCAGGCCGGCTCGCTGGCACTGCCCGCGGTCTCCTGCGTGCTGTTCGCCTGA
- a CDS encoding Lrp/AsnC family transcriptional regulator yields the protein MPVDALDARILRLLLQQPRTSVREYARILGVARGTLQARLDRLERDGVLTVAGPRISAPALGHPVLAFVRIEVTQGRLDEVGDALAAVPEIIEAFSITGGGDLLTRVAARDNAHLEDIIQRLIQLPGVVRTRTEIALRERVPHRMLPLVESVGHAALPPSQRPAK from the coding sequence ATGCCAGTCGACGCCCTGGATGCGCGCATCCTGCGGCTCCTGCTTCAGCAGCCGCGTACCAGCGTCCGCGAGTACGCCCGCATCCTCGGGGTGGCCCGCGGCACCCTCCAGGCCCGGCTCGACCGGCTGGAGCGCGACGGCGTGCTCACGGTGGCCGGTCCCCGGATATCGGCGCCGGCGCTCGGCCACCCCGTGCTGGCCTTCGTCCGGATCGAGGTCACCCAGGGGCGCCTGGACGAGGTCGGGGACGCGCTGGCCGCGGTTCCCGAGATCATCGAGGCATTCTCCATCACCGGCGGCGGTGACCTTCTCACCCGGGTCGCGGCCCGGGACAACGCCCACCTGGAGGACATCATCCAGCGGCTGATCCAGCTGCCCGGCGTGGTCCGCACCCGCACCGAGATCGCCCTGCGCGAACGGGTACCGCACCGGATGCTCCCCCTCGTCGAATCAGTCGGCCACGCCGCCCTCCCACCCTCTCAGCGCCCGGCCAAGTAG
- a CDS encoding ATP-dependent DNA ligase: MDLPVMPPVRPMLAKAAKAIPSGMLYEAKWDGFRAIVFRDGDEIELGSRSGKPLTRYFPEVVAALRDRIPVRCVLDGEIVIARDGRLDFEALLERIHPADSRVRHLAEVTPAGFVAFDLLALGDASLMDTPQRERRTALVAALRDASAPVFTAPATDDIEVARGWFEQFEGAGLDGVVAKPPDLPYRPGERAMVKVKHERTADCVVAGLRLHKSGPVVGSLLLGLYDGAGHLQHVGVCASFPMARRKALMGELEPLRMATVEGHPWERWASEEAQAADRLPGGPSRWTGTKDLSWLPLRPERVIEVAYDHMQGSRFRHTAQFRRWRDDREPAGCTYAQLEEPVSYDLAEVLGGP, translated from the coding sequence ATGGACCTTCCTGTGATGCCCCCGGTGCGGCCGATGCTGGCGAAGGCCGCGAAGGCCATCCCGTCCGGCATGCTGTACGAGGCCAAGTGGGACGGTTTCCGGGCGATCGTCTTCCGCGACGGCGACGAGATCGAGCTGGGCAGCCGTTCGGGAAAGCCGCTGACCCGCTATTTCCCCGAGGTGGTGGCCGCGCTCCGGGACCGTATCCCGGTGCGCTGCGTGCTCGACGGCGAGATCGTGATCGCCCGCGACGGCCGGCTGGACTTCGAGGCGCTGCTGGAGCGGATCCACCCGGCCGACTCGCGGGTACGCCATCTGGCCGAGGTCACACCCGCCGGCTTCGTCGCCTTCGACCTGCTGGCGCTGGGCGACGCGTCGCTGATGGACACCCCGCAGCGGGAACGGCGGACGGCCCTGGTCGCGGCGCTGCGGGACGCCTCCGCGCCGGTCTTCACCGCGCCCGCGACCGACGACATCGAGGTGGCCCGCGGCTGGTTCGAGCAGTTCGAGGGCGCGGGACTCGACGGGGTGGTCGCCAAGCCGCCGGACCTGCCGTACCGGCCGGGTGAGCGCGCGATGGTCAAGGTCAAGCACGAGCGGACCGCGGACTGTGTGGTGGCGGGCCTGCGGCTGCACAAGAGCGGTCCGGTGGTCGGCTCGCTGCTGCTGGGGCTCTACGACGGAGCGGGGCACCTGCAGCACGTCGGTGTCTGCGCCTCCTTCCCGATGGCGCGGCGGAAAGCGCTGATGGGCGAGCTGGAGCCGCTGCGGATGGCGACGGTCGAGGGTCACCCGTGGGAACGCTGGGCCAGCGAGGAGGCGCAGGCGGCGGACCGTCTGCCGGGCGGCCCGAGCCGGTGGACCGGCACGAAGGACCTGTCCTGGCTGCCGCTGCGCCCGGAGCGGGTGATCGAGGTCGCCTACGACCACATGCAGGGCAGCCGGTTCCGGCACACCGCCCAGTTCCGGCGCTGGCGGGACGACCGCGAACCGGCCGGGTGCACGTACGCGCAGTTGGAGGAGCCGGTGAGCTACGACCTCGCCGAGGTGCTGGGCGGTCCGTGA
- the ligD gene encoding non-homologous end-joining DNA ligase, with protein sequence MAESLELTVGERTVRVSNPGKVYFPQRGITKGDVARYYASVSEGALRALRDRPTTLQRFPEGVEGEFFFQKRAPKNLPDWIPTGRIAFPSGRHADEICPTEPAAVVWAANLGCLTFHPWPVRRADTEHPDELRIDLDPQPGTGYADAVRAALELRGVLEDLGLAGWPKTSGGRGLHVFVPIAPEWTFTQVRRSAIAVARELERRAPERITTAWWKEERGKKIFVDYNQTARDRTIASAYSVRPFAHAPVSAPLRWDEVPDAVPEDFDVVTMPDRFAEMGDVHADMDDHAFRLEAALELATRDESEHGLGDLPYPPEHPKMTGEPRRVQPSRAKK encoded by the coding sequence ATGGCAGAGTCGCTGGAGCTGACCGTCGGCGAGCGGACCGTGCGGGTGTCGAACCCCGGCAAGGTGTACTTCCCGCAGCGCGGGATCACCAAGGGCGACGTGGCCCGTTACTACGCGAGCGTCAGCGAGGGCGCGCTGCGCGCCCTGCGGGACCGGCCCACCACGCTGCAGCGCTTCCCCGAGGGCGTCGAGGGCGAGTTCTTCTTCCAGAAGCGCGCCCCCAAGAACCTGCCGGACTGGATCCCGACCGGCCGGATCGCCTTCCCCAGCGGCCGTCACGCCGACGAGATCTGTCCCACCGAGCCCGCCGCGGTGGTGTGGGCGGCGAACCTCGGCTGCCTCACCTTCCACCCCTGGCCGGTCCGGCGCGCCGACACCGAGCACCCGGACGAACTGCGCATCGACCTCGACCCGCAGCCCGGAACCGGCTACGCGGACGCGGTCCGCGCCGCCCTCGAACTGCGGGGCGTGCTCGAAGACCTCGGACTGGCCGGCTGGCCGAAGACCTCCGGCGGGCGCGGGCTGCACGTGTTCGTACCCATCGCCCCCGAGTGGACCTTCACCCAGGTACGCCGCTCGGCCATCGCGGTCGCCCGGGAACTGGAACGGCGTGCCCCGGAGCGGATCACCACCGCCTGGTGGAAGGAGGAGCGCGGCAAGAAGATCTTCGTCGACTACAACCAGACCGCCCGCGACCGCACGATCGCCAGCGCCTACTCGGTGCGGCCCTTCGCCCACGCCCCGGTGTCCGCCCCCCTGCGCTGGGACGAGGTGCCCGACGCGGTGCCGGAGGACTTCGACGTGGTGACGATGCCGGACCGGTTCGCCGAGATGGGCGATGTGCACGCCGACATGGACGACCACGCCTTCCGCCTGGAGGCAGCCCTCGAACTCGCCACCCGCGACGAAAGCGAGCACGGCCTCGGCGACCTGCCCTACCCCCCGGAGCACCCCAAAATGACCGGCGAACCCAGGCGAGTCCAACCCAGCCGCGCCAAGAAGTAA
- a CDS encoding glycoside hydrolase family 3 N-terminal domain-containing protein: MHALHHRLAALVDSCLLPSVAGHQVRLPDWLLRGLERGTPGATVHAYGPAARATTDALRAALPDALTGHPGPRRAGGGSAAAAELVAAGANLHLGVRPGPRADETRVFVTDLQTHGVAAALGPFTGTGSLRPFAEGAAAGVRAITAGHSPVPDGVPAALSTTAITGILRRELGYGGVVVSDALDTPSIVDGWGVPGAAVLAWIAGVDLLRLGPASSEGVHDAIHTAAARAVSDGDLPLARLEEAAERVSRLRRWASEPRMPAAPVTVTRKR; the protein is encoded by the coding sequence GTGCACGCCCTGCATCACCGGCTCGCCGCGCTGGTCGACTCATGCCTGCTGCCCTCCGTCGCGGGCCACCAGGTACGGCTGCCGGACTGGCTGCTGCGCGGCCTGGAACGCGGCACACCGGGCGCGACCGTACACGCTTACGGACCGGCCGCCCGGGCCACCACCGACGCCCTGCGCGCGGCTCTCCCCGACGCGCTCACCGGCCACCCCGGTCCGCGCCGGGCGGGCGGCGGCAGCGCCGCCGCAGCCGAACTCGTGGCCGCGGGCGCCAATCTGCACCTGGGCGTACGGCCGGGACCGCGCGCCGACGAGACCCGGGTCTTCGTCACCGACCTGCAGACGCACGGCGTGGCCGCGGCGCTCGGGCCCTTCACCGGCACCGGCAGCCTGCGGCCGTTCGCCGAGGGCGCCGCGGCGGGCGTGCGGGCCATCACCGCCGGCCACTCCCCCGTGCCCGACGGCGTGCCCGCGGCGCTCAGCACGACCGCCATCACCGGCATCCTGCGCCGGGAACTCGGTTACGGGGGCGTCGTCGTCAGCGACGCCCTCGACACCCCATCGATCGTCGACGGCTGGGGCGTACCCGGCGCCGCCGTCCTCGCCTGGATCGCCGGCGTCGACCTGCTCCGGCTCGGCCCGGCGAGCAGCGAGGGTGTCCACGACGCCATCCACACCGCCGCCGCCCGCGCCGTCTCCGACGGTGACCTCCCGCTGGCCCGCCTCGAAGAGGCCGCCGAACGCGTCTCCCGGCTGCGCCGCTGGGCGTCGGAGCCGAGGATGCCCGCGGCACCGGTCACGGTGACCAGGAAGCGCTGA
- a CDS encoding secondary thiamine-phosphate synthase enzyme YjbQ codes for MADTFTTRVLDITTGSSEAVHDLTDACASFLSEAARGRDGLLHVFVPHATAGIAVIETGAGSDSDLLAALRELLPADDRWQHRHGHRGHGRDHVLPAFVPPHATLPVIGGRLELGTWQSVVLVDTNVDNARRNVRLSFLG; via the coding sequence ATGGCCGACACTTTCACCACGCGCGTCCTGGACATCACCACCGGCTCGTCCGAAGCGGTGCACGACCTCACCGACGCCTGCGCGTCGTTCCTGAGCGAGGCGGCGCGCGGCCGGGACGGACTGCTCCATGTCTTCGTGCCGCACGCCACCGCCGGCATCGCGGTGATCGAGACCGGAGCCGGCAGCGACAGCGACCTGCTGGCCGCGCTGCGCGAGCTGCTGCCCGCCGACGACCGCTGGCAGCACCGCCACGGCCACCGCGGACACGGCCGCGACCACGTGCTCCCCGCGTTCGTGCCGCCGCACGCCACCCTCCCGGTGATCGGCGGCCGGCTGGAGCTCGGCACCTGGCAGTCCGTCGTCCTGGTGGACACCAATGTCGACAACGCCCGGCGCAATGTGCGGCTCAGCTTTCTCGGCTGA
- a CDS encoding Ig-like domain-containing protein, which yields MQIIPLYRRARLRRALALWSAMLAALAGMVLAGSGPAGAATGATTAWRHGAFQLDPAGVVSRSDVVLGAPNLDPTASMPLGNGSLGVAAWAAGGFTAQLNRSDTMPDRKSPGQLNIPGLSVISHAADFSGRLDLTDGVLHESGGGMSMKAWVATGKDELIVEVAGADPHIPQTATINLWSGRKPAAAVSGKVGTLAETWVDGGPPIGSGQTFGSLAAITAGGRHVSATVAGPTQVKVSFTPHADGTFRVVVASPGWTGGNAARTAAKLIGDDATARASSLMSAQDRWWDRYWTHSGLIEMNSADGSAAYIENLRTLYLYEEAASMKKGIYPGSQAGEADMFAWNKDTQTWTPSAYWLWNLRTQISANMSSGNYDLNTPIFDMYANDTAAIEAWTKLAMGGRPGSCVPETMRFNGNGLDIPTGNCSEASSPNWNALDISSGPEVALYMWQQYQATGDRKTLKKYFPFMKSTAVFQLAYQSVGPDGLLHANANAHETQWAVQDPTTDIAVDRTLFPIIEQAAKELGTARTTDAALVKRVHQAQSEIPPYPRTDQATRTALLNPHYTQAETAAADATGTDMIAISYQPTAARQNGENIELEPLWPWNTVSDQDSNLFALEQRSYAHRPNKGGNDWSMDAIDAARLQNPAEVRSDLISLTEGHQVYPNGFADLGNSVGYQPYIEQESGVATAVAEALAQDYDGIIRFAPAWPADWDGSGSVYIQDNGKVDVQVRGGQLVTAAIEAGGNGTLRVKNPWAGQRVEVVDGRTGHVVVAPSTRDLLKVPVRAGRSYLVQRVSAPTGALPYAQVTGTAPTAARHLGGVQLGLDTTARSGTATVGTVLDTTNHAYGLTQVDDSGSAGATTTAGDVDGLTARTTSAPGRHGSSDMYFDVSDDVAATGVYDGTIALSYFDSGTGSIAVRYDAGPKDPDRLAGTIALTGSRTWKSAEVAVKGAYFGGLQSAGADFRLHAAGSITVHSAGLTVTGPWVPGERRFPPSPTVTTPRSGATVKLASAVSGTTVPDGTVTVHEGTAVLCGAGADDTGAWSCAPSGGLTPGRQIITVTVADPSGLVSDASAGLSFDASDLPPGTAVVGSVIGPVDFAYGMSQDERPSGGFDGPTTASVIDGLTARTSTQSNIYFDIDDAVAHAGYYTAQFTVSYYDQGSGSFAVQYDNGSSDPYKSAAGIPLTGTNTWKTATVSVSDAFFGGQQHSAADFRLRNGGGQVTVHSVAVKISGDGVPDVTDFAPPVTITSPAAGATVTSGPAVSGTSEPDAEVTVKAEDSTLCTVTAADDGTWTCTPSTALAAGPHTLTATAADPTSTPAKEATVAVTVR from the coding sequence GTGCAGATCATCCCCCTGTACCGGCGGGCGCGGCTCCGGCGCGCCCTCGCGCTCTGGTCGGCGATGCTCGCCGCGCTCGCGGGCATGGTCCTGGCGGGTTCAGGACCCGCCGGGGCCGCGACGGGTGCGACGACCGCGTGGCGCCACGGGGCCTTCCAGCTCGATCCGGCCGGGGTCGTCAGCCGTTCGGACGTCGTCCTCGGAGCGCCGAACCTCGACCCCACCGCGTCCATGCCGCTGGGCAACGGGTCGCTGGGCGTGGCCGCCTGGGCGGCCGGCGGCTTCACCGCCCAGCTGAACCGGTCGGACACCATGCCGGACCGCAAGTCCCCCGGGCAGCTCAACATCCCCGGCCTGTCGGTGATCTCGCACGCCGCCGACTTCAGCGGGCGGCTCGACCTGACCGACGGCGTGCTCCACGAGTCCGGCGGCGGCATGTCGATGAAGGCGTGGGTGGCCACCGGCAAGGACGAGCTGATCGTCGAGGTCGCCGGCGCCGATCCGCACATCCCCCAGACGGCGACGATCAACCTGTGGTCAGGCCGGAAGCCGGCCGCCGCGGTCTCCGGCAAGGTCGGCACGCTGGCCGAGACCTGGGTGGACGGCGGTCCGCCGATCGGGAGCGGCCAGACCTTCGGCTCGCTCGCCGCCATCACCGCCGGCGGTCGGCACGTGTCGGCCACCGTGGCGGGCCCGACCCAGGTGAAGGTGAGCTTCACGCCGCACGCCGACGGGACCTTCCGCGTCGTCGTCGCGTCCCCCGGCTGGACCGGCGGCAACGCCGCAAGGACCGCGGCGAAGCTGATCGGCGACGACGCCACCGCCCGCGCGTCCTCCCTGATGTCCGCGCAGGACCGCTGGTGGGACCGGTACTGGACGCACTCCGGCCTGATCGAGATGAACTCCGCGGACGGCAGCGCCGCCTACATCGAGAACCTCCGCACGCTCTACCTCTACGAGGAAGCGGCGTCGATGAAGAAGGGGATCTACCCGGGCAGCCAGGCCGGTGAGGCGGACATGTTCGCCTGGAACAAGGACACCCAGACATGGACGCCGTCCGCGTACTGGCTGTGGAACCTGCGTACGCAGATCTCGGCGAACATGAGCTCGGGCAACTACGACCTCAACACGCCGATCTTCGACATGTACGCCAACGACACCGCCGCCATCGAGGCCTGGACGAAGCTCGCGATGGGCGGCCGGCCGGGCTCCTGCGTCCCGGAGACCATGCGCTTCAACGGCAACGGCCTCGACATCCCGACCGGCAACTGCAGTGAGGCCAGCTCCCCGAACTGGAACGCGCTGGACATCTCCAGCGGCCCCGAGGTGGCGCTCTACATGTGGCAGCAGTACCAGGCCACCGGCGACCGGAAGACGCTGAAGAAGTACTTCCCCTTCATGAAATCGACCGCGGTGTTCCAGCTCGCCTACCAGAGCGTCGGTCCCGACGGGCTGCTGCACGCCAACGCCAACGCGCACGAGACCCAGTGGGCGGTCCAGGACCCGACCACCGACATCGCGGTGGACCGTACGCTCTTCCCCATCATCGAGCAGGCGGCGAAGGAACTCGGCACCGCCCGCACCACGGACGCCGCGCTGGTCAAGCGGGTCCACCAGGCACAGAGCGAGATACCGCCGTACCCGCGGACCGACCAGGCCACCAGGACGGCGCTGCTCAACCCGCACTACACCCAGGCCGAGACGGCGGCCGCGGACGCGACCGGCACCGACATGATCGCGATCTCCTACCAGCCGACCGCGGCCCGGCAGAACGGCGAGAACATCGAGCTGGAGCCGCTCTGGCCGTGGAACACGGTGAGCGACCAGGACAGCAACCTCTTCGCACTGGAGCAGCGCAGCTACGCGCACCGGCCCAACAAGGGCGGCAACGACTGGTCGATGGACGCGATCGACGCGGCCCGGCTGCAGAACCCCGCCGAGGTCCGCAGCGATCTGATCTCCCTCACCGAGGGGCACCAGGTCTATCCGAACGGCTTCGCCGACCTCGGTAACTCCGTGGGCTACCAGCCCTACATCGAGCAGGAGTCCGGCGTCGCGACCGCGGTCGCCGAAGCGCTCGCGCAGGACTACGACGGCATCATCCGCTTCGCACCGGCCTGGCCGGCCGACTGGGACGGCTCCGGCAGCGTCTACATCCAGGACAACGGCAAGGTCGATGTCCAGGTGCGGGGCGGCCAGTTGGTGACCGCGGCGATCGAGGCGGGCGGCAACGGCACCCTGCGGGTCAAGAACCCGTGGGCGGGACAGCGGGTGGAGGTCGTGGACGGCCGCACAGGGCATGTGGTGGTGGCGCCCTCCACCCGCGACCTCCTCAAGGTCCCGGTGCGCGCGGGCAGGTCGTACCTCGTGCAGCGGGTCTCCGCGCCCACCGGCGCCCTGCCGTACGCGCAGGTGACCGGTACCGCACCGACCGCGGCGCGGCACCTCGGCGGGGTGCAGCTCGGTCTTGACACGACCGCGCGGTCCGGCACCGCCACGGTCGGCACCGTGCTCGACACCACCAACCACGCCTACGGTCTCACCCAGGTCGACGACAGCGGCTCGGCCGGCGCCACCACCACGGCAGGCGACGTCGACGGCCTGACCGCGCGCACCACATCGGCCCCGGGCAGGCACGGCAGCAGCGACATGTACTTCGACGTCTCCGACGACGTCGCCGCGACCGGAGTGTACGACGGGACGATCGCGCTCTCCTACTTCGACAGCGGCACCGGCTCCATCGCGGTGCGGTACGACGCCGGGCCGAAGGATCCCGACCGTCTCGCGGGCACCATCGCACTCACCGGCAGCCGGACCTGGAAGTCGGCCGAAGTCGCCGTGAAGGGCGCCTACTTCGGGGGGCTGCAGAGCGCCGGCGCCGACTTCCGGCTGCACGCGGCGGGCAGCATCACCGTGCACAGCGCCGGCCTGACCGTCACCGGACCCTGGGTGCCCGGCGAGCGGCGGTTCCCGCCGTCGCCGACGGTCACCACCCCGCGCAGCGGTGCCACGGTCAAGCTCGCCTCGGCCGTCTCCGGCACCACGGTCCCCGACGGCACGGTGACCGTGCACGAGGGGACCGCGGTCCTGTGCGGGGCCGGCGCGGACGACACCGGCGCCTGGAGCTGCGCTCCGAGCGGGGGGCTGACGCCGGGGCGGCAGATCATCACCGTCACGGTGGCCGACCCGAGCGGCCTGGTCAGTGACGCCTCCGCCGGGCTCAGCTTCGACGCCTCCGACCTGCCGCCGGGCACGGCCGTGGTGGGCTCGGTCATCGGACCGGTCGACTTCGCTTACGGGATGAGCCAGGACGAGCGGCCCTCGGGCGGCTTCGACGGTCCGACGACCGCCTCGGTGATCGACGGTCTGACCGCGCGCACCAGTACCCAGAGCAACATCTACTTCGACATCGACGACGCGGTGGCGCACGCCGGCTACTACACGGCGCAGTTCACCGTCTCCTACTACGACCAGGGGTCCGGGTCCTTCGCCGTGCAGTACGACAACGGCAGCTCCGACCCGTACAAGTCGGCGGCCGGCATCCCGCTGACCGGCACCAACACCTGGAAGACCGCGACGGTGAGCGTCTCCGACGCCTTCTTCGGCGGTCAGCAGCACTCCGCGGCCGACTTCCGGCTGCGCAACGGCGGCGGCCAGGTGACGGTGCACAGCGTCGCCGTGAAGATCAGCGGGGACGGGGTACCGGACGTCACGGACTTCGCGCCGCCGGTGACGATCACCTCGCCGGCGGCGGGAGCGACCGTCACCTCCGGCCCGGCGGTCTCCGGGACCAGTGAGCCGGACGCGGAGGTGACGGTGAAGGCCGAGGACAGCACGCTCTGCACGGTCACCGCGGCCGACGACGGGACATGGACCTGCACCCCGTCCACCGCCCTGGCCGCCGGTCCGCACACCCTCACCGCCACGGCCGCGGACCCGACCTCGACACCCGCGAAGGAGGCCACCGTGGCAGTCACCGTGCGGTAG